In Ciconia boyciana chromosome 1, ASM3463844v1, whole genome shotgun sequence, the genomic stretch ATGTGTATTGTCATCTTAATACTCTTAGAGGACATGGGTGTGATGTCAGAACTTGCTGTGGGCTAGCCCTTGGTTCTTTCCCAGTCCTGGCTGCATTCCAAATTCCCCAGCAGTCCTTTTATCTCTCACTTTACCTACGGTCATTACTCTTATCCCCTCCCCAATGTAGCAGGTAACTATACCCTCCTGTTCTTGCCTCTAAAGTTTCTCATGTCATAACTTCAGATATGCAAATCTCTTAATAAATTGTTTCTATattcaacactgttttagtgTAGTGAAAGATGCCTTTCACCTTACTGAGACATTGGATTAGTTGCATCTGTGATGCAGCACATATGATCTATGGAAAATTACAAAAGATCTCATGCAGGGGAGAGGATTTGGTAATTCATAGGCATCATTTGTTTCTGCGTGAAAGCTACTGGCACAGCCCACACTAAGCTAATACATTTATTATTGTTAATGACCAGTTTATTTAGAATTGATTTTGTTGTTGACTGGTATTTTTATCAGAGGTGATACAGGATGGCTTTACAAGACAAAGCATACtgcattttctctgcatttcttcacCAAGAGCAAATCTGATGTGACCGTTTTGGCAAACAGCCCTGCGATCTCTTTGGTGGTGGTCCCTGCCTTTGGAAATCTGTGACAGGCTGGAAATGCCTGGAGTGGTGCGAGTCTCATTTGACATGTCAGTCTTCCAAGTCCTCCAATCTGAAATCAAGGTTGATCTTTAACACAGCAATAGAATCCCTTTTCTGAGACTTAACAACATTGCCTACTATCTTGGCTGTGGATGCTGTAGCATTGAACTAATGTagtaagaaaaagacaaaaagagcCCCTCCCTCCCTGAGGAAAGGGTCCACTCTTTGGGGGAGTATTAGGTTTCTGTGGCTGTTACATTGACTGTCATTGCTGACTGATATCTGTTTCTTTGGACAGTGCCTGAAGTAGACAAGCCTGCGTGGACTAGTGTGCAGTGTATTGGCCCAGAGCTTGGGGTATATGACATGGCCACAAAATTCCTGGGCTTAGCCTGTGGCTAAGTCAGTCTACCATGCACCTGAGTACCCTGTTTGTAAAAACACAGGTAGTATTATCCCTTACAGAGCTGTTGTGAGGATAATGTTGCAGGTTAGGATGCATATATTGCAGTAGGGCTGAGCCATATATGAATAGAGAGGAAGGTATTTATTATGCTCATGCACCAATTTCATTAAACTGCATAGGAGAATAAATAATTACCGGAGAACACAGGACAGAGTAGAAGCAGCAGTTTAAAAGCGTTATACCCTCTAAAAGGAGGAATTGAGGGATATAAAAGACATCTTTCCCCGTAATGAGGAAGCAAGGAAGCTCCTGAAGATTGCTGTAAGCCAGTTGTCCTGCAGTATACTTCAAATGCTACAAAATTATGAGAATCACGGAGTACTGAAAAGTCCAGTGTGCTTCCCCCACAAGATCCCAGCCAGTTTCCTATCTCATGGGGTAAAGAACTTACCCTCTCATTGTGGCAGTCCGTGGCacaagcaggattttttttattaccatCAGCAATGTGGTGTTTAAAGTGTTTGCTGAAATCTGTACTGTTCAATAAAGCAACTGTGGTTATGTTTCgaaatgtattttcacatttttttaataaatttaaacatGCATCTGAACATGGTGGGTGAACAGATGTCTCAGGAAAGGCACCGTGTATTTGTATAGTGCTTGGTGCAATGGATCTTTTTAGGAATTTGGATATTGTCACAGTACAGACCCATTGTTTGGCACAGTTAAAAGACATGCTATGGGAGAGTGAAGCACAGTGAAAGTTAGAAGGTTGTGTAGGcttgctctctgtgtgtgtatgtcagAGTTAACATCTGAGTTAAGTAGCTGAAGTTTAAATATCAGTTGCCTACACTTGACACCCCACGtgtttctaaaaagaaataaaataataataattggaggggaaggagggtggTGATGGATTCTGACTTTTGGAGAGTCAGAGAGCATGGTTCTTAAGGGACAGGACAACGTGGTTACGGATGCCTGCAGAAGAATGAATGGGGGAAGGAATgacaaggaaagaggagaacaaAGGAGATGAAAGAAGAATGGGGGTAGTGAATGGGTAAGAATTGAGGAAGGGAAGGACGAAGGTAGGTAGAGAGACTTAACTTGtgataagaaatgaaaacaaggtaagaaggaaggggtgggaaAAACTCAATGAGAGATCTGCACCGATGATTTTCAGAGTAATCATACTGCGACAGGAATGAGTAGGGCACAGTGGGGCTGCGTGTGGCTCTGCACTTTTTTGTCAGATTGTTGCCTATCTAGGACAGAGCGACTGCCCTTCACTGCACTCTTGATCAAGGATCAAGGTGATCAAGGATGCCTGTagggtgttttttctttactatgATCCATTTCAgaatctgaaaattatttgagtATTTTACAATGCGCAGTATTTAGTTATGAAAAGTTTAGGTGCATCTTACAataagaagaaagagcaaatgaattgtaaaggaaaaaggagaaattcagGAGGAAATGGAACTACATAAATAACATGAATGTTTTTAGAAAGACTGAGGGAAAGCATGTTGTGTTAGTAGGAAAACAGACCCATTAATGGGACTGTTAATGGGTGGTGATGTCTGATagccagcacagcacaggacaAGCAATTTCAGCAACTGTTCTGAACCACTGAGAGAAATTCTGATGCAGaccatcacttttttttaaagggtagATGAGAGCTTTTGAGTTAAGCTGCAGGTAGTAGAAAACTTCCCCATACTTAGATATATACCAGACAAATAGTTAGTTGCTCAGTTAAAACTTGCTTAGCTGCAGCTTTATCTTGTTTTTGTTCTTGCCAAACTCTCTCTGgatcataatttttaatgttgtacTCAGCTTCTTTCCACCTTTAGTTTACTAAATTAAGTATCTTTATAACAGTTCTAATTATTAAGTCACTGTACTGTTAATTGTTTAGTTTTCTCCCAATTTATTGACAAAGCAATTACAGAACATTGGTCCAATAATAGATTTGCAGAGTGAAACGTTTTGCTGGGGTTTTAGGAAATCatattgtgctggttttagcaGGGAAGGAATTCAAATGACAGGGGTTTGTCTCATCAGTCCCCGTGGAAACCTGCCCAGCTAATGAGCCTCTGGAAGATCATTGCTTGTATGTGCTTGATTGGTAAATGATCCGCCGATTGTGTCTGTGTCTAGGCCGGAGCCAGAACTGGGTAACGCCTCCCTCTGCACTGCCTAGAGCCACCGGGAGCACATAGCTCTGCATGCGTGGAGGCAGGTAACGAGGCAGGGGAGCCACTGGCCTAGCTGAGGGGCTGGCAGTGATGGGAGGAGGTTGCTGGGGAAGAGAGAGTCTCTGAAGGACAGATGGCCCGGGCTGAAAAGACAAGACCAGGCACATAGCAGCAAAGGGAGGACAGAGGCTTTCCCAATGAGGGCATGTGCTGGCAGATTTTTACAGTAACGGCTGTAAAAACTAGAGCACAGTCCCATTCAGGTTCTGTAGCAGAAGCAAACTCCTGCCTGAGTTTCTCCTGCTGCTAGAACATCACTGTGAAACATGGCCATAACCTCTGTGGGGTTGCTCTGCCCAATAGCATCCTACTGGTTTTTGTGCTGGCTCAGGTGCTTGCTCTATTGAAAAGGTTTCTAGCCCTGCTGAGGGAAAACTGACTGTACCTGGTGGAATTTGTGCTTTTACTGACTTTCCTttttagaagagcaaaagaaattacattaatctttttttaaaactacaaagTCAAGAATTTAAAAGTTATGATCTTCCAAGATTAATAAACTCAGTGTAAATTTGACATATTGTGTGCAGTGCAAGAACAGATACTGTTTTCCTCTAGAGGATACCTGTCTTGTCTTCTGCAGGGGATGCTTTGGAGAGGAATGAAAAGTAACATGCTGCAGTATGACCCATGTTTCATTTGCTGTACAAATTGAAAGGTTTGGAGTTGATGAGTCTGGGGattgcaggaaggaaaaaggcatGGTCTTGAGATTCCCAAGCTGGATTTCATCCCTGCCATAAGTTCCCTTTGTAAGCAAGGATAACTTTCAGCATTGTGCCCCGATTGTCTTCTGAGATGCTTTTTTGAGCCATAGGGATGTAATCTGGTAGTTGGCTGCTGGAACCTTGTGTGAAGTCTGTCATGCCAGATAAACGTGGAAGTATCAAATTTAGGAAAGTGCAGACAGCTTTAATTTTGCTGCTTACTAATTTtttgagaattttattttgcactgtTAACTGTCCTTGAATGCAGGGGGGCAATGTGTATGTTGTGTGTGATTATGTATCTGGGTACTTAAGGACACCTACTATCTGAGCATTTCTCAGatatttaaattagaaatggCAACAGAAATCTATTGAAGCAATAGCTTGATTACTTATAAGGATTCTGTATGTAACTTATTATATTCTCTTTGtgcaaaaaaataagttaaaggAACAGCATCTGAGCACAGTGAGGCCCACAGTTGTTTTTACCTCTTATAGGAATTAATTTCATGGCCTGTTTGTAGTACTTGTTAAAACTTGCCTCTTGCCTACAGACCTTCCCTGCCGGCTGATTGCTTTTCAGGGAAATGTCTCTACTGTAGAAACATATGGCAGTGAAAATACAAGCAGCTGCCGGGACTGATGTATTAGACAGTTTTGGTGATGGGTAGACACACCTTCAGTTACACCCTCCATGTGTTGGAGAGTGGGTTCAGGAAGCAGACATGCTTATGTTGtgtttctgaagagcttttcccccccaccttttttttttttacacctgcAAGAGAgatggtttttttaattaggtatAAAGGTGACAACAATCAAGCTTGGACTTCAGCTTAATGCAGTGACAGTAGATCTCAGTTTGATTAGACAGGCATGGAAAAATGAGAATTGTTTTTATCAGCTTTGTCAGTTGAGCATCTGGTGATGCCTAGGGTGTGAGTAGCATAGCACATTGAAAATTAATTGACTGTCAACTTCACATTGCTCATTCAGAGCCCTACAAACATTTATTATTCACAATATATAGCATAATTCCAGGTGTTGGACAGACCACACTAAGATTACGGTGCAGAAGGCAGAACAAGGAACACATGACAGAGGGTTAAGACTGCTGTTCACTGCTCCCTGTCCTGCCTCAGACTTGCTCTTTGGCTCTGCACAAAGCGTCTCCTGGCTCCTGTATGTAAAATCAGTGCACTAAAACAGACTCAGTTTTTAGTGAATTAGCATTTTATCAACTTTGATTTTGACATCCTTGTATAGCAATAACTACATGGCGTTGTTTACCAGCTGTTgtcctatttttttcattactgaatGGAGTTCTTGGATGGATATGTTGTATTATGATGACTGACTTCATTACAAATTTTGGGTTTCTGCTTGCTTAATGTAGGCCTTTCTGCATGGCAGCAGTTTTCTGTTAACTAGTATGTATTATAGAACTATGCTCCTGGATTAAATATATCAAGTTTTTATAGTCTGTCTCCTTTGGAGTTGACAACGAATGGAGGCACACTAATGTGCAGCAGGAGAGGGTGTTGGGAATTGCTGGACTGGTGTATGTATTGTTACCAGTCAAGTTAGCTTTGTTCCTGCCTTGGCATTGTGGACAGGAACCTGACTTATATCCTGCTTTGACTTATATCCTCTTTTCCCTGCAGGTATTGAGAACCTGCCATTTGAATTGCAGAGAAACTTCCAGCTCATGCGAGATCTGGATCAGAGAACAGAAGGTGAGGATTAGAGATGGTTTCGTTGATGAGACAGGAAGCATGCAGCTTgaccagcttttctttcctttgcctttatCACGGGGATctcagggcaggggaggaagcctgcagctgctctgaTCCTTCAGTCTTTCTTAATGGAGGGCGCTGTAGCGTGTGTGTATGTAcgtgtatttatgtatttaatgGTAAACTTGTTTCAGACCTCAAGTCAGAGATCGATAAGTTGGCCACGGAGTATATCAGCAATGCACGGACTttgtcttcagaggaaaaactgGGGCTTCTCAAGCAAATCCAGGAGGCCTATGGGAAATGCAAGGAGTTTGGGGATGACAAGGTTCAGCTGGCTATGCAGACGTATGAGATGGTATGAAGGGAAGTGTCTAGTGCTTATCGTATGAAAGACTGTACTAAAGCCCCCAAGCCTGGAAGGCCATGATCTCTCTTTTTAGGCCCTGCCCACTCTTGCTTCTCAGCTCTTAGTGCAAGCCCCATGCCCTCTCCTCTTTGCCTGCTTGGGCTCTGTTCTGTGGTAATTCCTGGTCACTGTCATCTCTGCAGGTTGATAAGCACATCCGGCGGCTGGACACAGACCTTGCTCGCTTTGAAGCAGACCTGAAGGAGAAGCAGATAGAGTCGAGTGACTATGACAGTTCTTCTAGCAAGGGCAAGAAGAGTGAGTACCACCACTGGGCTGCAGATTGATACAGGAGGCAGCCAAGTGACTATGAAAGTGGTGGGGATGAAGGCAGGCACTGGAGTGGTACAGATCAAAGACTGTTACGCTGGAATCTGAAGGACAGGTAAAAAGATGGTGACCTGGGCTCTTCTTGTGTGAGCATATTCAAGGCCGCTAGATAAAATTAAGATGGGGTGCATGGCCCAAAGCCAATATACACTCTGAAGTAGGAGTGTATTTTAGTGCTGGAGAGGTTGTTACTATCAGGTATCTATTTTGATGGGGTGGCAGATGCTacacctttctctcttcttaccAGAGGGCCGAGcccaaaaagagaagaaagctgccCGTGCTCGCTCTAAGGGGAAGAACTCTGATGAGGAGGCACCAAAAACTGCCCAAAAGAAATTGAAGCTTGTCCGCACGTAAGTGTTTAAGAGATTTGCGGGAATGAGGAGCATCACTGCAAATCAGACCAAGGGAGGCCTAGCCAGACTTTCCTGCAAAGGATCTGATCCCCACCCAGGCCAAATGGtgtgtcccctgtcccttcttgggaagcaagaggaaagagaccttttaattcttttaggGGAGTGCAGCATGAAGGGGGAAGCAGGTCACTTCAGTGGAGTTGGGTGTATGTgcttaaaaagagagaagtggCTGTCTCTGGCAAAAAAGAGCATTGTCTTGAGAGACATGAAGGGACTCGAAGCCAGTTATTTTGCTGACCCATTTTATTCCTGTCCTGCAGTAGCACAGAGTATGGGATGCCTTCAGTCACCTTTGGAAATGTGCACCCTTCGGATGTATTGGATATGCCTGTGGACCCCAATGAGCCTACTTACTGCCTCTGCCACCAGGTCTCCTATGGGGAGATGATTGGCTGCGACAACCCAGATGTAAGAGCCTGCACTTGATGGAAATGGGGGAGAAGGGAGTGGGAAGAGTCTTGCATGGAAAGTCTTGTCCTGCTTAGGCGGGGCCTGATACAGCAAGCAGTGACAAAAAGAGGGCTTACCTCAGATAGTTTGGAAGGGCAGAGGGGTGGATTGCTAGGGCCTGGTAAGTGCATCTTTCTTCAGGGTTTTCCTTAAAATGACAGGTTGTTTCTTTCCCCCACACTTagcaagggaggaggggagTTCTGCTTGCTAACAATGTGTAAGCTGGGTGTGAGTCTTCATTCCCTGATCGCTGCTAGGGATTTAGGAGTTTGTGATCAGATGCTAGGAAGCTTCGGTACCCAGAAGCAAtggtttcaaaagaaaactgctcTTTAACTGACTGCTCTCCATCCCAACAGTGTTCCATTGAATGGTTTCATTTTGCCTGTGTGGGTCTGACAACAAAACCAAGAGGAAAATGGTGAGTGAACAAGCAACCTGGAGGGCCCACTGGTCTTTGGAAAGGGGAGGTCCTGGGTGGCAGAAGGGAGAGTACTGTATTATACACACTTAGAAGAcctcttaaaaaggaaaattttaattaaggCTTTGTCTGGGACCTAGGAAAAGGTCCTCTGGGACTGTATGTTTGAGGTTCACGTCATGCCCTAAATTCTGGCTTTTTACTTCCCTTTCTACCAGGTTCTGCCCTCGCTGTTcccaggagaggaagaagaagtaAAATCCCGTGAACCCTCAGAGCAGGAGCTCTCTTCCCCCTGCCAGGGCCTTgtcccagctcccccagcccttgGGGCCTTGGCTGGGGTGGAGTCTTGCCCTGTTTGTGGTTTGGGCCATCCCTGGAATGGTGTGTACCCTCACAGCGGTTCCTGCGTGTTCTGTATCCCTGGTTGCTTCCGAATCCCCAAGCGAGGCCCTCTCTGTGTGCTATTCCAAACAGGTCTCTGAACCTCAAAGGGAATGAATGAGGGCACCAGGGTAGCCACCAGATTCCCAGGGATTCAGGTAGCCCCTGATTTTCCTTGGCTTTCCTTCAGCCTCCTCAGAGTTCATTGCCCACTCTCTGCTTAGAGAACAAGGCTatgggatgggggaaggaaaggaggtaAGTCTTCAGCATTTTAGGTTTTTGATTTTCCTGGATCTTTTTCAGGAGAGAGGGAGTAACCAGGCCACTTCTTAATCTAGTGGGCTGGATGAGAGACTAAAAATGTAACGTACTCCCTATCTTTAACCATTCCACTACTGACATTGAGCAGCCTCTTTtgctgaggagaggaggaggagggaggattGTTTAGAGCTAGCTTTGTCTCTCTTATTCCTGGGGTAAACCTGCTGGTCTGGGAAGCACATTGTGTGAAGGAGGAAGAATTTCTGACCACATGGGGAGAAATGGCTTGATCTAGCCTGTCTTCTGGCTCCAAAATTCTCCCTTCCTTTTGTGCAGTGGGGCTTCTCCACTATGTTGATGATGGGAAGTTTGGGGATTCAGATCCCACTTGTATAATACGGAATTAAATAAAGTTCATTGAAACAAATACTGTTTGCCTTGCTGTCACCTCCAAAGCAAACTGCGGCAATTGGTCTCTTTAgttattctttctctctcagctctgcttttattctAAATGATGAATGTGGCACAGCTTTTTCATGTAACAATCCTGAACATGTCAGTAAGTGACACTCTGCCTAAGTCAGGCTTGAAAATATACCTAATATACTTGCAAAAGGTTACTAAGCTTTCTAGTGGCTGTGAAAAATATCTGCCCCTTCAGTTGTGCCCCCACAAGAGGGTGGACGTGTATTCACGTTTTGTTGGATTGTTTACTTCATCAGTTCTCTTCTCTCAAATGAGGAGAGGTGGAGGTTATAGAAGGCCAACCCTCACTGTGGCTGTtgggcagcacagctgagaaaacaAGCCATCAGGACAAACCACGCGCATCCAAGAATGTGGATAGGTTTGGCAGATATCCTGATAACTTGCTCCCCGGTGGGTCACTTTCATGTTGGATCACCTTGTTGACAGAAACTCCAGCTGCTGTTACTAAGATAATGTTAGGCTCCAAAACAATTACTGAAGACACATTCCTCTTTGTAGTGTCTGCAGGTAACTGTGAGGAAATGATCCATACTGAAGCTGCCCTTTGGCATGGCCTGGAGATTGATGAGTTTGAGTCTCTTCTTCCTGCTTGTTCTCTGCTATTCAGGAGGGTTTAAGCTTTTCAcctgaaatgtgaaatattttccttgtgtAGATAACTTGTATGAGGATCAATGGAGCATTTTTGTTCTTGTAGTCATGAAGCCAAAGCTCTTGTAGGGATTCATTATTAAAACCATTCAGAGGACTGTGTAGATGGAGAGCAGTGCTACTCTCGCCTTGTAATTGTATGGGGACCGTCAAAGCCATCAGCTCAGAAGCTGGTGTTAAGTCTTCTGTTAAAGTGAGTTAGCATTGAGTCAGTCTTTACTTTTGCTTCGAGAAGCGGTGCTCAGGTTCccattttgcacagaaaaaaatagaggtaAGTTCTTATCCAGACTCATATGGTTTGTGGTACCACTGCCACAGTCTGGATCTCAATCCCCAGATTGTCTTAAACCATTTTCTTGGGGCTGCCCTCCTTAAACAGAGAGGAAGTAAATCCTGGAAGATGTCGGTTGTATGTGTGGTACAGTCTTCATAACAGGAGATGCTGTGCCATCATCCAGTGGGTGAGAAGGCCGTGGCACGAGAACACATTTCTTCATCTGGGGTTTATCCAGATATCAGCTGGGTTCTCAGCTAGCAGAACAAAGGGAGGATGTGGTCTGAACTTGAAGATGGGCTTTAAGCAAAGTGCGAGGGTGGCAGGATGCAAACACTCCTCtaagtggtttggttttgatggGGTAGGACACTGGATTGTAATGGCCACCATTAGCAGCAAGCTTTCTAGGAACTGTGGGCTAGAGAGGTGTTTTAAGTGGTGGCCCTGTAATGAAGCCACTGCTGATGAAAGATAGTAAGTAGTTTATGAATGCATGTGGTGTAATGTGAAAGCAGTGTAAGTGGGCAGGGTGTGTTGCACACCAAACCAGGAAACGAGATGGCCCATTGCTTAGGTGCTGCTTACTGCGCAGGAGTAACTCTGTTCAGAGTAGCTCTGGTTTGGGAAACACAAGTGTTGGGTCTTCTGCAGTCAGTGTAGGATACTGAGAGGGGGAGGTAGACCAGAATACTCCTGTTTTCAGCTTGGGCACAGGGTTATCTTTGTGCTTCCTGGGACACTGAGGATTGGAACATCCTGATGACTTTTAATGTAAAACACATGAGAAACACTTAGGCCGGGTTCTGATTCAGTGCCAGAAAATGGCGGGGAGTGCTAGGCAGGAAGCTCCACTTACCCCCCCGTCCTGGCGCTGCATCCTGCTTCTGTCTGATGAAGGGGTGCTTCAGCCAGCAGTGTGGAGCATTCAGGGGATGTTGGTGGCAGCTGAGGGAATGCTCTGAAGAAGACTTACAGGAAAAGGGAATTTATACAAAAATATGGCTGAAAActgagaatttttaaatggcttaCAAGTATCAATGCAAATGAAAGGACATTGAAAACTAACCTTGGAAGAGAGGGAATAAGGGCAGTAACTGTGCAATATTTAATCACCAAAGGGGGGAAATAATCAAATCAATAGAAGCtagaaattacaaaataaaaaaatgaagccagTGGGAACAAAGCCTATAAGCGACAAATCTAGAAACATAAGCAGCTTTTTTTAGaatgccttttgtttttcatgtaattGAACATGGCACATGTCCATTACCAACTGCAGACAGCAGAATTGTTTGTAATGAGAGGAGGGGGAAGtgttctgtaaatatttcttctgtggtgTTGCTGGTGTCATATAGGGATGATGTACTTCCTAGGCAAGCAGTAAGGAGGATTTTAAATAGCATCTATTGGggcaaacatttttttgatCAGCAGTCTTCAGTAAATGGTGTTTGTCGTCCTGTGAAAGCCACCTGAAGGTGTCTGTGGTCTGCTCTCTGTCAGTCTCTGGACTGCCAGGGAAAGCCTAAAAGGTTGGAAAAgggccagctctgtgctggtCCTTAACGATGTCAAGAAGGCTGCCATAGCAGTCCAGATGTGAAATACTGAAACAGCAGATAAGtaaattgcttctttttaaaacaagcaagaaatcCAGGTCAACAAAGTAAAATCAGTTTGACTGGAAGTAGCAAAAAAGGTCAGTCAAAAATTACttgatttgattaaaaaaaaaaaaaatcactgttaatAGTTACCTGTATCACTGTAGTGGTAACGGGATCTGAAAAGTTTACTTCACCTAGAACTGAAGTGCTTAAAAAGGGGATACACTAAGTTAAAGTAATCATGAACTCCTTTAAAGAACTGGCTAGCTTGCAGATTTCCTGGAACAGCTGTCAGTGCAACATAAACACTTTCTAAAATGGAGCTGGAGAAATTGCCCTTTTAGAGTGATAAGAAATAACCTAGTTGATGAGTAAAGTCAAGTGTGAGTTTCAGGAAGCTGGAGCTGTACAGCATGACAAGAGGGAAGACTTTTGCCAGCCTCTTTAAGCccatttattattaataattggTCATGCACACAAGTGACTGGTTTATCTTGTCCAGCTGTGATTGCCCCAACTGTGGGCATCATTCCTAGGTAGCTGGGAAAGCATGGTTGATGAGGCTGTTCAGCAAAATATCCACCTTTCCAGCAAGCAGATGCATTCAGAAAGCTCCCGTCCCCCGGGCTCTGCCACTACTATGTCCACTGTGTGATGTGCACAGAAACCATCCCAGCCATGACCATCACCTTCCACCAGTGGGAccttctttttcatctgttaCAAATATAGCAAGTGATTAAACTAGCCCCACAGCTCAGCAACATTCAGCCTTTAATTAAGTGCTCTTAAGGTATTATTTACCTAACTATACATTCAGAGCCGTGTGGTAG encodes the following:
- the ING4 gene encoding inhibitor of growth protein 4 isoform X1, whose product is MMGTTHLDEESSAGIENLPFELQRNFQLMRDLDQRTEDLKSEIDKLATEYISNARTLSSEEKLGLLKQIQEAYGKCKEFGDDKVQLAMQTYEMVDKHIRRLDTDLARFEADLKEKQIESSDYDSSSSKGKKKGRAQKEKKAARARSKGKNSDEEAPKTAQKKLKLVRTSTEYGMPSVTFGNVHPSDVLDMPVDPNEPTYCLCHQVSYGEMIGCDNPDCSIEWFHFACVGLTTKPRGKWFCPRCSQERKKK
- the ING4 gene encoding inhibitor of growth protein 4 isoform X2; amino-acid sequence: MAAGMYLEHYLDSIENLPFELQRNFQLMRDLDQRTEDLKSEIDKLATEYISNARTLSSEEKLGLLKQIQEAYGKCKEFGDDKVQLAMQTYEMVDKHIRRLDTDLARFEADLKEKQIESSDYDSSSSKGKKKGRAQKEKKAARARSKGKNSDEEAPKTAQKKLKLVRTSTEYGMPSVTFGNVHPSDVLDMPVDPNEPTYCLCHQVSYGEMIGCDNPDCSIEWFHFACVGLTTKPRGKWFCPRCSQERKKK